A segment of the Streptomyces sp. L2 genome:
AAGATGGCGCCCCGGTTCGTGCGGGTGGTCGAGCGGATGCCGGTCACGGCGACGAACAAGATCCAGCGGGGGCGGCTGCGGAGGGAGGGGGTGCGGTGCGGGGATCCGGTGTGGTGGTGTCCGCCGGAGGAGGGGGTGTATCGGGTGCTGGGGGTGGAGGACGTCGAAGGGCCCCTCGTCCCGGGGGATGAGGGGCCCTTCTGTGCTGTGCGCCGCCAGGGACTCGAACCCCGGACCCGCTGATTAAGAGTCAGCTGCTCTAACCAACTGAGCTAGCGGCGCGTGACTCTCGCCGTCCGCGGTGTTTCGCGGGCGGCGACGAAGAAAATAGTACCTGGTCCTGAGGGGTGCTTCTGACCAGGGCGGGGTGCGTGGGGGCGGGGGCGGTTATGGGCGCCGCACACTGGGTGGTGCGGCTGCGCCCACCCGTGCCGCCCCTTGCGGCACGCATGCCCGCAGCTACGTCGCTCAGATCGTCAGTGACAGGAGTACCGGGGTTGCGCATTTGTTCAGGGTGTTCGCCGCCGCCTTCAGGCGGTGGGCGTGTTCCAGGGGGAGGGAGAGGGCCAGGCAGCCGACTGTGGTGCCGGCGGTGATGGGGACGGCGGCGCAGACCGTGCCGATCGCGTACTCCTGCAGGTCCAGGACGGGCACCGAGGACGGCTGGGAGTCGAGGCGGGAGAGGAGCAGCTTGTCGCTGGTGATGGTGCGCGAGGTGAGGCGGGCCATCTTGTGCCGGGACAGGTGGTCGCGGCGGGCGCCCGGGTCCAGCTGGGTGAGCAGGCTCTTGCCGACGGCGGTGGCGTGGGCGCAGGAGCGGAAGTCGACCCACTCGTTGACCGCCGGGGTGGCCGGGCCGTCGGCGTACTGGGTGACGCTGACCTCGCCGTCGACGTACCGGCTCAGGTAGACGGCCGCGCCGACCGAGTCGCGCAGCCGGTCCAGGGTCTGCTGGAGCTTCTCGCGTACGGCACCCTCGCGGCCGTGGGCCGAGGCGAGGCGGCGCAGGGTCTCGCCGGTGACGTACGCCCGGTCGGTGAGCTGGGTGACGTACCCCTCGCGGCGCAGCATGCGCAGCAGCGCGGTCAGCCGCTCGGGCCGCAGGCGGGTGCGGCGGGCCAGCTCGGTGTCGGTGACGCCGGCGGAGTGCCGGGCCACGGTCTCCAGCACGCGCAGCGCGTCCTGGGCGGAGTGGTACGGGGTGGTCGGCTCGTTCGTCAGCGCCACGGTGCTTCCCCTTGCGCTCGCCTGTCCGGCCGCGGGATCCGGCCGGCGGACGGTGTCGTGGAACAAGTGGAACGGGTGTCCGGAACGGTGTCCGGAACGGGTTTCGTGGAACGGGTCCACGATAGCGGTCAAGGCGGCCGGGGGGAGGGGGTGTTGGCGAGATTGTGGTCCTCGCCCACACCCCTCAGCAGGGACGCAGGCCTGTTGGCATATGCCAGCAGTACCATCTGGCGACCCGACCTCCCCCTTTTCGGCCGACTGCGGTCCGGAGTCCGTCGCACACGTTCCGTGACTACAGGACCGCGCCGAGGAACTCCCGGGTGCGGTCCTGCTCCGGGTCGCTGAAGATCTTCTCCGGGGGCCCGGACTCGATGATCCGCCCCGAGTCGAACATCAGGACCTGGTCGGAGATGTCCCGGGCGAAGTTCATCTCGTGGGTCACGCACAGCATCGTGATGTCCGTGCTGCGGGCGATGTCCCGGAGCAGGTCCAGCACGCCCGCGACCAGCTCGGGGTCGAGCGCCGAGGTGACCTCGTCCAGCAGCAGCACCCGCGGCCGCATCGCCAGCGCCCGGGCGATCGCCACCCGCTGCTGCTGGCCGCCGGACAGCTGGGTCGGCCGCGCGTCGCACTTGTCGGCCAGACCCACCAGGTCCAGCAGACCGCGGGCGCGCTCCTCGGCCTCGTCCTTGGACAGGCCCAGCACGGTCACCGGCGCCTCGGTGATGTTCCGCAGCACGCTCATGTTCGGGAACAGGTTGAACTGCTGGAACACCATTCCGATCTTCTTGCGCACCTCCCGGCACTGCTTCTCCGACGCCGGGAACAACTGCTCCCCGTCGACGGTGATCGTGCCCTCGTCGGGCTTGGTCAGCGTCATCAGGAGTCTGAGGATCGTCGTCTTGCCCGATCCGGACGGCCCGATGAGCGTGACGTGTTTGCCCGCGTCCACGGAGAAGTCGAGGTGGTCCAGGACCGTGTTGTCCCCGAACCGCTTGGTCACCTGGTCCAGGCGGACCAGCGGGCTGCCCTGCGTGGCGGGGTCGGTCGGCTGCTTGCTGGTGTCAACGGACAAGGCGTCGCTCCAGGGTGCGAAGGAGAAGGGAGGCGAGGTAGGACAGGACGATGAAGGCGACACCGATCACGGTCACCGGCTCGGTGAACTGGAAGTGCTGCTGGGAGAAGAGCCGGGCCTGGCCCATCATGTCCAGCACGGTGATCACCATCAGCAGCGGCGTGTCCTTGAGCATGGCGATCACGTAGTTGCCGAGCACCGGCACCACGCGGCGGATCGCCTGCGGCAGGATCACCGTCGTCCAGGTCCGCCGCCGCGGCAGGTTCAGCGCGGTCGCCGCCTCCCACTGGCCCACGGGCACGGCCTCGATGCCGGCCCGGTAGACCTGCATCGTGTACGTCGAGTAGTGCAGGCCGATCGCGACGACACCGGTGGTCAGCGCCGAGAACGTCAGCCCCCACTCCGGCAGCACGTAGAAGAGGAAGAACAGCTGCACCAGCAGCGGGGTGTTGCGCACGAACTCGGTGACGATCCCGACCGGCCAGCGCACCAGCCGGGTCGGCGTGCGCATCAGCAGCGTCCACACCAGGCCCAGCCCGAACGAGATCAGCGAACCCAGCGCCAGCGCCTCCAGGGTGACCAGCAGGCCGTCCCAGAAGTGCGGCATGAAGTCGCTCACGGCGTTCCAGTCCCACTTCACGACGCACCTCCGGCGACACCCGCGACACCCGCGCCGGTGGTCTCGGCGCGCTTCGGCTCACGCGCGGACACCGCGCGCTCCGGTCCCCTGCCGACCCCGGCCTTCAGCCGCCGCTCCAGCGCCCGCATCAGCCGGGTGAGGACGAAGGCGATCACGAAGTAGATCAGCAGGATGTACGTGTAGATCTCCGCGCTCTCCTGCAGCGCGAGCCGCACCAGCTTGCCGCTGAACGTCAGGTCGCCCATGCCCATCACCGACACCAGCGCGGTGCCCTTGAGCAGTTCCACCAGCAGGTTGCTGAACGGCGGGATCATCTCCGGCACCGCCTGCGGCAGCAGGATCTTGCGCAGCCGCTGGCCCGGGGTGAAACCGAGCGCGACCCCGCCCTCCTGCTGCGCCGGGTCCACCGCCTTCAGGGCGCCGCGCACGATCTCCGCGCCGTACGCCCCGTACGTCATGCCGAGCGCCAGCGTGCCCGCCCACATCGGGACCAGCTGCCAGCCGAAGGCCAGCGGCAGCACGAAGAACACCCAGAAGATCATCACCAGCGCCGAGGTCCCGCGGAACACCTCGGTGTAGAAGCCCGCGACGAAGCGGACGATCCACAGCCGGCTGGTGCGCGCGATCCCCACGCCGAACGACACCGCGGCCCCCAGCAGCGCGCTGAAGAACAGCAGTTGGAGCGTGACCCACACGCCCCTCAGTACGAGTTCCCACAGTCCCGAGGTCATCCGCCGCACAGCTCCTTCGCGGTCAGATCCGTCATCTCGGCCTCGGTGAACCCGAACGGCTTGAGGATCCGGAAGAGTTCACCGCTCTTCTTCAGCTTGCGCAGCTCGACGTTGAAGGCGTCCCGCAGGTTCGTCTCGGTCGGCCGGAACGCGAACGCGCCCCCGTCGACGTGCCGTTTGCCGTCCACGATCGGCGCGAACGCCTTCGTCGCCTCCGCCTTCGAGGACTTCTTCACCACCTCGCGGACGGTCAGCGCCGTCCCCGAGAAGACGTCCGCGCGTCCCGCCTCGACCGCGTTCAGGCCCGCGACCTGGTCCGGGACGATCAGGATGTCGCTCTGCTTGTAGCCCGCGTCGATCGCGTACTGGATCTCCGCGTAACCGGTGCCCGTCGCGAACTTCGCCTTCTTCGCGACGATGTCCTGGTAGTTGTGCAGGCCCTTCGGATTGCCCTTGCGCACGATGAACGCGTCGAGCATCTGGTAGTCCGGATCGGCGAAGATCACCTGCGCGCAGCGGTCCGGATTGACGTACATCCCGGCCGCGACGACGTCGAACTGCTGCGAGTTGAGGCCGGGGATCAGCGAGCCGAACTCGGTCGGCACGGGCTGCACCCGGTCCACCCCGAGCCGTTTGAAGATCACCCTGGCGAGTTCGGGCGCCTCACCGGTCAGGTCGCCGTTCTTGTCGATGTACCCGAACGGTATCTCGCCGGCGATCCCGAGCCGTACGACCCCCTGGGCGCGCAGGCGCCGCAGCAGGTCACCACCCTTGACCGTGGAGGCGGAGGCCACCCGGGAGCACCCGGCGGCACCCAGGGCACCGAGCGCCGCCAC
Coding sequences within it:
- a CDS encoding IclR family transcriptional regulator C-terminal domain-containing protein, with the protein product MALTNEPTTPYHSAQDALRVLETVARHSAGVTDTELARRTRLRPERLTALLRMLRREGYVTQLTDRAYVTGETLRRLASAHGREGAVREKLQQTLDRLRDSVGAAVYLSRYVDGEVSVTQYADGPATPAVNEWVDFRSCAHATAVGKSLLTQLDPGARRDHLSRHKMARLTSRTITSDKLLLSRLDSQPSSVPVLDLQEYAIGTVCAAVPITAGTTVGCLALSLPLEHAHRLKAAANTLNKCATPVLLSLTI
- the ehuB gene encoding ectoine/hydroxyectoine ABC transporter substrate-binding protein EhuB yields the protein MAPPHRHSRHGVHTNGPSRRSLLAGVAALGALGAAGCSRVASASTVKGGDLLRRLRAQGVVRLGIAGEIPFGYIDKNGDLTGEAPELARVIFKRLGVDRVQPVPTEFGSLIPGLNSQQFDVVAAGMYVNPDRCAQVIFADPDYQMLDAFIVRKGNPKGLHNYQDIVAKKAKFATGTGYAEIQYAIDAGYKQSDILIVPDQVAGLNAVEAGRADVFSGTALTVREVVKKSSKAEATKAFAPIVDGKRHVDGGAFAFRPTETNLRDAFNVELRKLKKSGELFRILKPFGFTEAEMTDLTAKELCGG
- the ehuC gene encoding ectoine/hydroxyectoine ABC transporter permease subunit EhuC, with translation MTSGLWELVLRGVWVTLQLLFFSALLGAAVSFGVGIARTSRLWIVRFVAGFYTEVFRGTSALVMIFWVFFVLPLAFGWQLVPMWAGTLALGMTYGAYGAEIVRGALKAVDPAQQEGGVALGFTPGQRLRKILLPQAVPEMIPPFSNLLVELLKGTALVSVMGMGDLTFSGKLVRLALQESAEIYTYILLIYFVIAFVLTRLMRALERRLKAGVGRGPERAVSAREPKRAETTGAGVAGVAGGAS
- the ehuD gene encoding ectoine/hydroxyectoine ABC transporter permease subunit EhuD, with protein sequence MKWDWNAVSDFMPHFWDGLLVTLEALALGSLISFGLGLVWTLLMRTPTRLVRWPVGIVTEFVRNTPLLVQLFFLFYVLPEWGLTFSALTTGVVAIGLHYSTYTMQVYRAGIEAVPVGQWEAATALNLPRRRTWTTVILPQAIRRVVPVLGNYVIAMLKDTPLLMVITVLDMMGQARLFSQQHFQFTEPVTVIGVAFIVLSYLASLLLRTLERRLVR
- the ehuA gene encoding ectoine/hydroxyectoine ABC transporter ATP-binding protein EhuA encodes the protein MSVDTSKQPTDPATQGSPLVRLDQVTKRFGDNTVLDHLDFSVDAGKHVTLIGPSGSGKTTILRLLMTLTKPDEGTITVDGEQLFPASEKQCREVRKKIGMVFQQFNLFPNMSVLRNITEAPVTVLGLSKDEAEERARGLLDLVGLADKCDARPTQLSGGQQQRVAIARALAMRPRVLLLDEVTSALDPELVAGVLDLLRDIARSTDITMLCVTHEMNFARDISDQVLMFDSGRIIESGPPEKIFSDPEQDRTREFLGAVL